A part of Papaver somniferum cultivar HN1 unplaced genomic scaffold, ASM357369v1 unplaced-scaffold_118, whole genome shotgun sequence genomic DNA contains:
- the LOC113330554 gene encoding uncharacterized protein LOC113330554, translating into MLLYTVQSELGAYFRQNIRSLNHVFSFTSIGVRIDHNTANSKKGIYTYRAQGTMYHKIGSLIPEPSDRPRFLQMYVYDTEHELENRLKEQQFAAKKNKGKEHEQEPPDREEPLNREVLAILKAMLDRYNPYVRVIRQISQGTNLHDVRLHIKEQPTFRRTYNMPTSPQVASVLVGGEEPSEVLPRDIIVQTNSGNLLKVPDTACFYDPLQYPLLHPYGSFGWDLTIFSDNSRRISCRAYYAYMLQIRENRDSILLRGGKLLQQYVVDNYVKISTTQLRWVRDNQRTFRADWYSGVLDAMDSNTSDIGQRVILPPSYTGSPRDMHQRYHDAMALVQKYGKPDLFITMTCNPNWEEIQRELKPRQQAHDRPDLTMRFFHATFEELKVDLFTKGVLGKVAAHVHVIEFQKRGLPHAHILIILQERERQIA; encoded by the exons ATGCTATTGTATACTGTACAATCAGAACTTGGAGCTTATTTCAGGCAGAATATTCGTTCGTTGAACCATGTTTTTTCCTTCACATCCATTGGGGTACGTATTGATCACAACACAGCTAATTCTAAGAAGGGAATATATACATATCGAGCTCAAGGTACTATGTATCACAAAATTGGTAGCCTCATTCCAGaaccaagtgatcggccaaggtTCCTTCAGATGTACGTCTACGACACCGAACATGAATTGGAGAATCGATTGAAGGAACAACAGTTTGCTGCCAAGAAAAACAAGGGTAAGGAACATGAACAAGAGCCACCTGATAGGGAAGAACCTCTGAATAGAGAAGTGCTCGCTATATTGAAAGCAATGCTGGACAGATACAACCCATATGTACGTGTAATTCGTCAGATCTCTCAAGGTACTAACTTACATGATGTTCGTCTACACATAAAGGAGCAACCAACATTTCGGCGGACGTATAACATGCCGACATCACCACAAGTAGCGTCTGTATTAGTTGGGGGAGAAGAACCGAGTGAAGTGCTTCCCAGAGACATTATTGTTCAAACAAATTCCGGGAACCTTTTGAAAGTTCCCGACACAGCATGTTTCTACGATCCGCTGCAGTATCCCTTACTGCATCCTTATGGAagttttggttgggatttgacTATTTTCAGTGATAATTCAAGAAGGATAAGTTGTCGAGCATACTACGCGTATATGCTGCAG ATTCGGGAAAACCGGGACTCGATTCTGTTACGTGGTGGGAAACTACTGCAACAGTACGTGGTCGATAATTACGTAAAGATTTCCACAACGCAGCTGAGATGGGTTCGAGATAACCAGAGAACATTCCGAGCTGATTGGTATTCAGGCGTTCTTGATGCAATGGATTCAAATACAA GTGATATTGGACAGCGGGTCATTCTGCCTCCTTCTTACACGGGAAGCCCACGTGACATGCATCAAAGATATCATGACGCTATGGCATTGGTTCAGAAGTACGGCAAGCCGGATTTGTTTATAACCATGACGTGTAATCCTAATTGGGAGGAGATCCAGAGAGAACTAAAACCACGGCAACAGGCACATGATAGGCCAGATTTGACAATGAGATTTTTTCATGCTACatttgaagaattgaaggtggaTCTGTTCACTAAAGGGGTTCTTGGAAAAGTTGCTGCACATGTTCATGTTATTGAATTTCAGAAGAGAGGTCTTCCGCACGCACACATTCTTATCATCctgcaagagagagagagacaaattGCGTAG
- the LOC113330474 gene encoding uncharacterized protein LOC113330474 encodes MTTICVCKKDGKCKKRFPKQFAAETLEGQDSYPVYRRRDDGRAITLANGKVVNNSWVVTYNPWLLKKYDCHINVEICSSVQSVKCLYKYVWKGGDRVSMEVSSEKEEEYEIKHFVDARWVCPQEALWRIYQYQMNKIYPPVLSLQKNQEDEFARTLLYKEFPEHYVWDKPLKQWQRRRRNNKVTGRVNVFSTCSESYHLRLLLNSIRGSKSFEDLLKVGDQTFSTYNEVAQHLCLLESDTPIRDTLLEAVQVEMPCSLRRLFCMLLDLCNPTGVRELWDEFFPYMIEDYCQSNTETGAINLLLREIRFVLGEKLMATYKLPPITEDIGTSGVNELVSEEFRIPVSPEDLSSIDMLNADQKYAFDR; translated from the exons ATGACTACGATCTG TGTCTGTAAGAAGGATGGAAAATGCAAGAAACGTTTTCCAAAGCAGTTTGCAGCGGAAACTCTAGAAGGCCAAGATTCATATCCAGTCTATAGAAGACGTGATGATGGTAGAGCAATTACACTCGCCAATGGAAAAGTTGTGAATAATAGTTGGGTTGTTACGTATAATCCTTGGCTTTTAAAGAAGTATGATTGTCATATTAATGTGGAAATTTGTTCCAGTGTGCAGTCTGTAAAGTGTTTGTACAAATACGTGTGGAAAGGGGGTGATCGTGTCTCAATGGAAGTTTCAAgcgagaaagaggaggaatatgAGATCAAGCATTTTGTAGATGCTCGATGGGTTTGCCCGCAAGAAGCTCTATGGCGGATATACCAGTATCAAATGAATAAGATTTATCCTCCTGTCCTGTCATTACAA AAAAACCAAGAAGATGAGTTTGCAAGGACTCTCCTCTACAAGGAATTTCCCGAGCACTACGTGTGGGATAAGCCACTAAAGCAATGGCAAAGACGGCGACGGAACAACAAAGTCACCGGTAGAGTTAATGTTTTTTCTACCTGCAGTGAAAGTTATCATTTGAGACTTCTGTTGAATAGTATTAGAGGATCAAAATCTTTCGAGGACTTGCTAAAGGTGGGAGATCAGACGTTTTCGACGTATAATGAAGTAGCACAACATTTGTGTTTGTTAGAAAGTGATACTCCAATCCGTGATACACTTCTCGAAGCCGTACAAGTAGAGATGCCCTGCTCTTTAAGAAGACTCTTTTGCATGTTGTTAGACTTATGCAATCCTACAGGGGTTCGTGAATTGTGGGATGAGTTTTTCCCATACATGATTGAAGATTACTGCCAATCCAACACAGAAACAGGGGCAATTAATCTACTTTTACGGGAAATAAGGTTTGTTCTCGGTGAAAAGTTAATGGCCACATATAAACTCCCACCAATCACTGAAGACATAGGAACTTCAGGAGTAAACGAGTTGGTGTCCGAGGAATTCAGAATTCCGGTTTCTCCAGAAGATTTATCATCTATTGATATGCTAAACGCTGACCAGAAATATGCATTTGATAGGTAA